In Choloepus didactylus isolate mChoDid1 chromosome 18, mChoDid1.pri, whole genome shotgun sequence, a single genomic region encodes these proteins:
- the LOC119514845 gene encoding formin-like protein 5 has translation MEELHQPGVQRPGSAEPRDPHSCRAPLPAPAASSPGHSPLGARRRFRVCSVTGPASPVPTPPPLGCALSRRRRSLSFGARLPPPFPVAFVIARHSPPFPVAFVIARQSPPFPVAFVIARQSPPFPVSFVIARQSPPSPPLFVIVPLHSSLRLSLALLVLCHSPSSSGSPRRIPVSPPFSVISFGSFRCSVTLRLSPSFSVILRLVSALFVSFRHFPLGQPPTISVPPRHFPSVLATCRPFPPPSGWARLFSARCRRSSSLSLSRLRPEARRRRGAARGPAPAPPPPPGSEPPQPPRPGCPPRPPPQPLPRPRLPRGVTGKGSAGAGKRAEKGEVIRAAGGRVGPGGRFGFCGNGRRTGVQGAAEEKRSPERRLRGRRRGPSAAAASGAHTGRRAARSGGLAGPGRRPPGEGEGRARHPHIQGRSAVGGWVMGETPTPPLSAQPRPLPLPSPTPSPELLGLCLDLCHLMNV, from the exons ATGGAGGAGCTGCACCAGCCGGGGGTGCAGCGCCCGGGGTCTGCAGAACCGCGCGACCCTCACTCCTGCAGGGCGCCCCTTCCGGCTCCAGCGGCGTCTTCTCCCGGCCACAGCCCGCTCGGTGCTCGGCGGCGTTTCCGCGTCTGCTCGGTCACGGGTCCCGCCTCTCCAGTCCCCACGCCGCCTCCACTCGGCTGTGCTCTCTCGCGCCGCCGCCGCAGTCTCTCCTTCGGG GCTCGGCTCCCTCCGCCATTCCCCGTCGCTTTCGTCATTGCTCGGCACTCTCCGCCATTCCCCGTCGCTTTCGTCATTGCTCGGCAATCTCCGCCATTCCCCGTCGCTTTCGTCATTGCTCGGCAATCTCCGCCATTCCCCGTCTCTTTCGTCATTGCTCGGCAATCTCCGCCATCTCCCCCGCTTTTCGTCATTGTCCCACTACATTCAAG TCTCCGACTCTCTCTAGCACTTCTCGTTCTTTGTCATTCTCCGAGCAGCTCAGGCTCTCCTAGACGGATTCCTGTCAGTCCGCCATTCTCCGTCATCAGCTTCGGCTCTTTCCGTTGCTCCGTTACTCTTCGTTTATCTCCGTCATTTTCCGTCATTCTCCGATTGGTCTCAGCCCTCTTCGTCTCCTTCCGTCACTTTCCTCTTGGTCAACCTCCGACGATTTCCGTCCCGCCTCGTCACTTTCCGTCAGTCCTCGCCACTTGCCGTCCATTTCCGCCACCCTCCGGCTGGGCTCGGCTCTTCTCCGCCAGGTGTCGTCGATCTTCGTCACTGTCACTGTCACGACTCAGACCCGAGGCCCGACGGCGAAGGGGCGCAGCTCGGGGACCCGCTCCCGCCCCGCCGCCCCCTCCCGGCTCAGAGCCCCCCCAGCCGCCCCGCCCCGGGTGCCCCCCTCGGCCGCCCCCGCAGCCCCTCCCGAGGCCGCGTCTCCCCCGCGGGGTGACTGGGAAGGGATCTGCCGGCGcgggaaagagggcagagaagggTGAAGTCATCAGGGCTGCGGGAGGCCGCGTGGGGCCCGGGGGGCGCTTCGGCTTCTGTGGAAACGGCCGGAGAACGGGAGTCCAGGGGGCGGCTGAGGAGAAACGTTCCCCGGAGAGGCGGCTCCGAGGGCGTCGCCGGGGGCCGAGCGCGGCTGCCGCTTCCGGGGCGCACACGGGGCGAAGGGCGGCGCGGAGCGGAGGCCTCGCGGGCCCGGGGCGGCGACCCccgggggagggagaggggcgcGCTCGGCACCCCCACATCCAAGGGAGGAGCGCAGTTGGCGGGTGGGTCATGGGGGAGACCCCGACCCCGCCTCTCAGCGCCCAGCCccggcccctccccctcccctcccccaccccaagccccgaGCTTCTGGGCTTGTGTTTGGACTTATGTCACCTTATGAatgtttaa